The Verrucomicrobiota bacterium genomic sequence TTTTGCCGACCGCCAGCCTCGCTAAACAAGGTGAAGACTGCCTTCGTCCCAATCGTCCAATGCCCTGAAACACCCTAAACGAATCAGGCGAAAGCCTGATGAACTTGGCCCGTGAACTACTGAACAGAACCCGAAACAACTTATGCCAAAACAAACCCTCACCCGCCGACACTTTATTCAAACCACCGCCGCCTTCACGTTGACCGCGCCCTTGCTCCTCCCGGCGCGCGTGTGGGCTGCTGAGAAAAGCCCCAACGACCGCCTCAGGCTGGGGTTCATCGGTCTGGGCAAACAGAACCGCGGCTTGTTGAGTGATTTCATCCGGCGCAAGGAAACGCAGGTCCTGGCCGTTTGCGAGGTCGATACCACCCGCCGCGAGCAAGCGAAAAAGACGGTTGAGGAGTTCTACGCCAGGCAAGGAAACCAGAGCGCTTACAAAGGTTGCGCGGCTTACGTCGATTTCCGGGAATTGCTGGCGCGGCGCGACATTGACGCCGTGGTGATCGCGACGCCAGACCATTGGCACGCCCTGATTACGATTGCGGCCGCCAAAGCGGGCAAGGACATTTATTGCGAGAAACCCCTTTGCCAATCGATCCACGAGGCGCGAGCGATGGTGAAAGCCGTCCGAAAGCACAAGCGCATTTTCCAGACCGGCAGCATGCAGCGGTCGTCGAAAGAATTCCGGACCGCGTGCGAGTTGGTGCGGAATGGACGGATCGGGAAAATCACGGCCGTCCAGGTCGGCGTCGGCGGGCCGCCCCAATGGTGTGACTTGCCCGCGGAAACCGAGGAACCCGGGTTGGACTGGAATCTGTGGCTCGGCCCCGCGCCCATGCGGGCGTACAATTCCGTGCTCAGTCCGCGCGGCGTGCATGACCATTTTCCAGCGTGGCGCAATTACCGGGAATACGGCGGCGGGGGCGTGACGGACTGGGGCGCGCATCACTTCGACATCGCGCAATGGGGCCTGGGCATGGACGAGAGCGGTCCCGTGGAAATCATCCTGGCGGACGATCCGAAAGCCAGCCACGGCGTGCGACTGAAATACGCCGGCGGCATCGAAGTTCTGCACGACACGGGCAACGGCGTCCGGTTTATCGGAACCGGAGGGAGAATTCTGGTCAATCGCGGCAGGTTCGAGCTGACCGTCGGTGACACCAAAAAGGCGGACTCCACCAAACAACTCGACGAAGTGATTAAAGAATATCTGATCGACGCCAAGGTCCGGCTCTACAAAAGCGACGATCACAAGGGCGATTTCCTCGCTTCAATCCGGAGCCGCAAGCCGCCGATTTGCGACGTTGAAATCGGCGCGAGGACCGTCACCGTTTGCCATCTCGTGAATTTGGCTTACTTCCATCGGCAGCGGATGAAATGGGATCCGGCCAAGGAGAAGTTCGTCGGCGGCGCTGGAGACAAGAAATGGCTCGAGGTGTCCTACCGCGATCCGTGGAAACTGGCGTAAGCCGTATCCCCTCGGTTAAGGTAGTCAAGGTGGAGCGAGGCTCCTGACGAGCCAATGCCATTGAAGAAAAGCTCCGCAGGAGCGTCGCTCCACCACGTTAACTGAGAGGTTGCGCAGCGCCTGTTTTGGCTTGTTGCGCGCGCCGTGGGGTCCGGTTAATACTGCGGCATGAAATCCACTGCAATGACTCCAGGCTTTTACATCAACCGCCGCCAATTCCTACAGACCACCGCGGCCGCCACCGCGATGGCCGCGTTGCCGTCGTTTGGCGCGGACGCGTTGGATATCGTTCACGGAAAGCCCAGGCGCGTCGGATTGATTGGCGCGGGTTGGTACGGGAAAAGCGACTTGTGGCGGCTCGTCCAGGTCGCGCCCGTGGAGATCATTTCGATCTGCGATCCCGACAAAAACATGCTCGCCGAAGCCGTTGAGATCGCCAGCCAGCGGCAGAAATCGAAGAAGAAGCCGCGCACCTACACCGATTACCGCGAGATGCTCAAGGAAAAGGACCTCGATCTCGTGCTCGTGGGCTCACCCGACCATTGGCACGCGCTGCACTGCATCGCAGCCATCGAGGCCGGCGCGGATGTCTATTGCCAGAAGCCAATCAGCCGCGACGTGCGCGAAGGCGAGGCGATGCTGGATGCCGCGCGCAAACACAAGCGTGTCGTCCAGATCGGCACTCAGCGCAAGAGCACGCCGCATTTGATCGATGCCAAAAAGCAAGTCGTCGAAGCCGGCTTGCTCGGAAAGGTCGGTCACGTCGATATGTGCTGTTATTTCCATATGCGCGCCAACGGCAATCCGCCGGTGCAGCCGGTGCCGGATCATCTGGATTACGAAATGTGGACCGGCCCGGCGCCGCTCCGTCCTTACGACGGGCTGCCGCATCTTCGCTGGTGGCGCACTTTCACGGAATACGGCAACGGCATCGTGGGCGACATGTGCGTGCACATGTTCGACACCGCGCGCTGGATGCTCGGCCTGGGCTGGCCCAAACGCATCACTTCCGCCGGGGGCATCTACGTGCAGAAAGAAGGCAAATCGAACATCAGCGACACCCAGACCGCCACGTTCGAGTACGACCATTTCAACTGCGTCTGGCAGCACCGCACCTGGGGCACGCCGCCCGACCCGGATTATCCTTGGGCGCTGTTCATTTACGGCGAGAAAGGAACACTCAAAGCCAGCACCATGCGCGCGGATTTCATCCCGGTCGATACAAACGCCAAACCGATTCATTTCGACTGCTTTTACGAGCGCGAGAAATATCCCGAAGACGTCACGGAGAAAGCCATCGAGTTGAACGCCGCGCCCGCGACGCGCCGCCATATGCTGGATTTCCTTGCCGCCGTGGAAAAACGCAGCCGCCCCGTCGCCGACATCGAAGAAGGCCACATTTCCACCGCGAGTTGCATTCTGGCCAACATGGCGATGGATCTAGGCCGCCCGGTGGTTTACGACCCGAAAAAACGCGTCGTGGCGAACGACCGCGAGGCCACGCGGCGTCTGCGCCGCGAGTGCCGCAAGCCGTGGAAGCATCCGGGCGCGTCATCATGAACCATCCGCTGGCAGGATAACCTGCAGATTTGCCGGAATGGACGACAAAGCTCGTAGCGCAGAGTTGCACTCTGCCGTATCGCAGAATTGTATTCTGCGGGCGTCTCCCAGTCCGAGCACGCTGGGACTGGCCGGCGCCCTGCCGATTGGGAATCGGCGATACAGCAGTTGAAAATCTGCGCTACGGTTCTCCGGTCGATCTGTCGTCAATCCCACGGTCTGCACAGTAAGAAGCGATTGGCATCGCCAACGTGCCCTGGAACAACTGCACGGTGCAAGAGCTTGAGGTGGCCTGCAACGACGCCACTCTCCGCGTCCCGGGATTGCGTGCCGGGAAACGAGCCTGGTTCTGGCTGTTTGGGAGAGGGGGACGTTCAGGGGTTCAATGCGCGAAGTTTTGCTTGGGAGAATCTCTTTCCCCAAGGGAGAGAGCTACCGCCCGTCCCTCGGCTCGTTAACGAGCCGTCTCGTTGAAATAGACCTTCAGATTTTTCGTCGCGCGCCCGGCCGCAATGATGTCCAGCCGCCCGTCTCCGTTCAGGTCGGCCAGGGTGAGGTCCTCGCAGGCCATGGTGTTGTCATCGACCAGCGTGGATTTCCATTCTTTGCCGTCGTTGTCGAGAGGAGTGAAGAGCTTGATGCCGACTTTGGCGTCGCGATTGTTCATGGCGCGCCAGCCGACCACGATCTGGTCGCGTCCAAGTCCCAGCAAATCCCCGCAAGCCAGCGCGTGGCCATCCACCAGCGTGGCGTCGAGCACGCGGCGAGGCCACAGCGAGCTGGCTGACCCGCCTTGCGGACGCCGGTACAGCACGAGTTGGGTTCCGTGCATCGGCTCCACGGTGGCGAAAAAGTCGTTCGGCTTCGTGAGCCGGCCCGCGCGGACTTCGCCTGCGCCCCCCCCTTCGTTGGAACCCAGTTGCGTCAGCTTGAGCGCGTTGTCGTCGGTGGACCAATTCGAGAGGAACACGCCTTCTTTGCCGCCGATCAACAGTTCCATCGCCTCGTCTTCGTCCCATTGGATCGGATCAAAGTTGTGGGTTTTGTGGAGTGACTCGTCGATGGTCATAGTTTCCCAGGTGTCGCGCGGATTTTCCGGGCGAATGTAGCGAAGGATTTTCACGCCCGCGCCTTCCCCTTTGCTCGCGTCGTTGCCCCGCCCGTGCAGGGGCACCACCACGAGCGTCACGCGGCCCATCCAATCCCGGACCCAGCGCATGCGATGCACCGTGGGTTCGTGCTGGAGCTTGACCGGTTCCCATTTCTGCGTCCGGTCAGCCGGCGGAATCAGATAAAAAACCGCGCCGCTGTTTTTCGTGTCGGAAGGGCCCCAGTCCGCGCCCACGGCGACCTCGGCCTTGCCGTCGCCATCCACGTCCGCCGCCGCGATGCAGACATGATCGCGCGGGGTCAGTTTCTCCGCAATCACGTGCTTGGTCCACGCCGGGTTTCGATACCAGACGATCAGAGTTTTATCCGCGAGGAGAATGTCCGGTTTCTTGTCGCCATCGACGTCCGCGATGGCCAGGCCGTAGCCGATTTCGACTTTGGTATCCACGTCCACAGCGCGAAACCGGGGCGTGGGCAATTCCCCCGCCGAAGCGGAGAAAAGTGACGCGAGCAAACTCAACGAAAGGAGAAGCGATCCGTTTGAGGTCATAAGCTGGAAAAGTTGTCTTGCTTGGCCGGAAAGCTAACGGCGAACCGGCGCCGACTCAATCTCTGAATTCGCTCCGAGCGTGTTTCGAAAGAAATTGAAACTTTTTGGCGTGTTCGTGCGTTATACCACTCGAAATCGGTTCGGGATCGAATCGTGAAAATCGAGAGGACGTGACTATGAACGGTGTGAGTTTGAAGCTGAACCTGGCGGCCACGGATGAACAAGATTTGCTCCAGCAACCCGTTGTCATCCGGCAGGACCCTGCGGCGCGGCCTGAAGCGCGGCCTGAATTGTGGGCCGAGCGCCGGTTGACCAAAGAGGCGGCGGATGGCGATTGCCCGCATTGCGGTTCCATTGTCTACAGCCGCCGCCATAAACTGTGCGGGCTTTGCGGACGCGACCTGCCCGAAGAATTCCTGTTCAGCTCCGCCGAGTCCCAGCGCTTGGAGAGCCTGCTCCGCATCGAACAAGCACGGCACCGGGCGTGGATGAGGAAAGGCGCGGCCAGCGCATTCTCTGTCTGAGGGAACAAAACCCGTCCTTGAGTCCTTGAGCACCTGCAAAAGGTGTGTCCTCTGTCCCGCGTCGCGCTTAACGCGCATCGCCTCTCCAACGAGATTGCCGTTTTCGATTCGCTGCGCCCGGAAGTCATAGACACTTGAGCGATTGCTCTTGAAAAGGAGGTAACGTCCGTCGTGCGACCACCAAGGCAACAGGTTGATTTGATCCTGCGGACCGACCGGAATCTCTTGTCCGGCGTAACTATTGAGCCGTCTCGTAAATCGACGACGTCAATGTCCCTGTAGTTCTCGTCAGGAATAAACACGATCTTTCGACCGCCTGGCGAAATTGCCGAACCGTCTCCTCCAACGATGTCCAGCAGTCCCTCCGGGAGCTCGAGTTTCTTGATGGTAAGACGGAATCTTGCTATGGGGGTTCTCTGTTTTCTCCGTTTGCTCCTGTTACAAAACTGATTTTTGTCAACTGTTGCGAGTCAGCGTCCCGCGCCACCCGTGATATTCGGCGGCAGCGCTTCAGCTTGCTGCAATTGCTCGGCGACGGACCGGGAACGCCCGGCAATCAGACGGCGCAGTTTTGCCACCGCTCCGGGCGCGCCGGAAAAATGCGGCTCGATCAGCGCTGCCAATTCGTTCAAGCGCCAGGTCATGGCCGCCACGTTGAACACATTCGCGTGGACCCAGGCCAGACGCCGGCGATACCGCTCGCGGCCTTCCGGCGCGCGCAGGACGGCTGCCGCGACCAACCCGCGCATCCGCGGATAAATCGGTCCTTCCGGCTCCCAAAACATCTGGTCCAGGCCGTGCGGGATGAAAGTCATCTTGCCGGTCTCCGGATCGTGGTAGATCCGGTAGTTGTTCCGCGCCATCGCATAGCCGTCCCAGTTCCACGTGATGGTTTGCATCGCGAGCGACGTGATGAAGCGATCCATGTCGAGCAACTGTTCCAGCCGTTGCCACTGGCGGGCGGCATCCGGCTCGCGCACGGCGGCGAGCAGCGCGAGGCGGTCGGCCTGGTCTTGCGCGCCTTTGCCGTGGATGCGTTCGAGCGGACGGTCCACATCGCGGCGGAAACCGCCGTCATACAGATTGCCATCGGTGCGGCGGAAATGCTGGGCGAGGAACTCCCGGGTCAGGCCTTCTTTCAGAACGTACAGGCCGAGATTGCGGCTGTTCAGCTTGAGCGTGGCGTAGGCGCCGCGGGCGGCCGAGATGCCCGCCTGGCGGAACAATTCGCTGCAGAGCACATCCGTCATCCAGGTCGGATCTTCCGCGGAGTTGTTCAAATGAAGCTTCCGCAAGCCGCGGCATTTTTGTTTCGGGACGAATCGGTTGAAGCTCAGCGTCAACGACGGGCGGGCATCGATGCTCTGCAAGCTGCCTTGCGACCCTTTGATGTGAACGCCCACGTCGCGAAATACCTCCTGCCCGAGGCGCACCGTCGCTTTGACATCCGTGCGCGGGTCGCTGCGCAGCGAACGAATGCCCGCGGCTTCGATCTCGATCTCAAACGCCGGAACATTCGTGAGCGCGAACAAATCCGCGCCCGGCGGGACGGCGCCGAGGCATCGGTGCAGAGCACTCTCCCAAACAAGCAGAAGCAACAGAATCGTAAGCCGGCGGCGACTCATAAACCTGGACCGGCATAAACTTACCTGGACCGGAGCGGTCACGCGAAAAGAATCTAGATGTGGTTATTCCTTCTCCCTTCGTTTGACTTGAACCATCCGCCGCCTAAAGTGGCTGGCGATGGCACTGCTGGATATCCGCTTCGTTCGCGGCGGCGTTCATTTGCCGGAACTGGGCTTGTGGCTGGATCCCCATGAACCCCAGTTGGGCGCGGACAAAGTCTTCATCAGCCACGCGCACTCGGATCACGTGGGCGTGCATCGCGAAGTGATCTTGACTGCGGCCACATCCAGGCTGATGCGCGCGCGCCTGAGCGGCGAATGGCAGGAACACTTGCTCGGGTTCGGCGAACAGGCGCGGTTCGAGAAAGCCAGCACCCCGTTCGCGCTGACGCTTCTCTCCGCCGGCCACATCTTCGGCAGCGCCATGGCGTGGATCGAAGCCCAAGGCGGCACGCTGCTCTACACCGGGGATTTCAAGCTGCGTCCCGGTTTGTCCGCCGAACCGTGTCAGCCCCGGACGGCGGACGTGCTCATCATGGAAACGACGTATGGCCGGCCTCAATACCGATTTCCTCCCGCAACGGATGTCTTGAAGGGCGTCGTTCGTTTTTGCCGCGAAGCGCTCGACAATGATGAAACGCCCGTCCTGCTGGGCTATTCTCTGGGCAAGAGCCAGGAAATTCTCCGCGGTCTGGCCGAGGCGGGACTTCCGATCATGCTGCACGGCCAGGTCCACAAGCTGACCGAGATTTACAAGGAGTTCGGACAAACATTCCCGGCTTACGAAAAGTTCGAAAGCACTGCGGCTCGGAAGAAAG encodes the following:
- a CDS encoding Gfo/Idh/MocA family oxidoreductase, with product MPKQTLTRRHFIQTTAAFTLTAPLLLPARVWAAEKSPNDRLRLGFIGLGKQNRGLLSDFIRRKETQVLAVCEVDTTRREQAKKTVEEFYARQGNQSAYKGCAAYVDFRELLARRDIDAVVIATPDHWHALITIAAAKAGKDIYCEKPLCQSIHEARAMVKAVRKHKRIFQTGSMQRSSKEFRTACELVRNGRIGKITAVQVGVGGPPQWCDLPAETEEPGLDWNLWLGPAPMRAYNSVLSPRGVHDHFPAWRNYREYGGGGVTDWGAHHFDIAQWGLGMDESGPVEIILADDPKASHGVRLKYAGGIEVLHDTGNGVRFIGTGGRILVNRGRFELTVGDTKKADSTKQLDEVIKEYLIDAKVRLYKSDDHKGDFLASIRSRKPPICDVEIGARTVTVCHLVNLAYFHRQRMKWDPAKEKFVGGAGDKKWLEVSYRDPWKLA
- a CDS encoding Gfo/Idh/MocA family oxidoreductase, producing the protein MTPGFYINRRQFLQTTAAATAMAALPSFGADALDIVHGKPRRVGLIGAGWYGKSDLWRLVQVAPVEIISICDPDKNMLAEAVEIASQRQKSKKKPRTYTDYREMLKEKDLDLVLVGSPDHWHALHCIAAIEAGADVYCQKPISRDVREGEAMLDAARKHKRVVQIGTQRKSTPHLIDAKKQVVEAGLLGKVGHVDMCCYFHMRANGNPPVQPVPDHLDYEMWTGPAPLRPYDGLPHLRWWRTFTEYGNGIVGDMCVHMFDTARWMLGLGWPKRITSAGGIYVQKEGKSNISDTQTATFEYDHFNCVWQHRTWGTPPDPDYPWALFIYGEKGTLKASTMRADFIPVDTNAKPIHFDCFYEREKYPEDVTEKAIELNAAPATRRHMLDFLAAVEKRSRPVADIEEGHISTASCILANMAMDLGRPVVYDPKKRVVANDREATRRLRRECRKPWKHPGASS
- a CDS encoding VCBS repeat-containing protein is translated as MTSNGSLLLSLSLLASLFSASAGELPTPRFRAVDVDTKVEIGYGLAIADVDGDKKPDILLADKTLIVWYRNPAWTKHVIAEKLTPRDHVCIAAADVDGDGKAEVAVGADWGPSDTKNSGAVFYLIPPADRTQKWEPVKLQHEPTVHRMRWVRDWMGRVTLVVVPLHGRGNDASKGEGAGVKILRYIRPENPRDTWETMTIDESLHKTHNFDPIQWDEDEAMELLIGGKEGVFLSNWSTDDNALKLTQLGSNEGGGAGEVRAGRLTKPNDFFATVEPMHGTQLVLYRRPQGGSASSLWPRRVLDATLVDGHALACGDLLGLGRDQIVVGWRAMNNRDAKVGIKLFTPLDNDGKEWKSTLVDDNTMACEDLTLADLNGDGRLDIIAAGRATKNLKVYFNETAR